The following is a genomic window from Oncorhynchus gorbuscha isolate QuinsamMale2020 ecotype Even-year unplaced genomic scaffold, OgorEven_v1.0 Un_scaffold_2332, whole genome shotgun sequence.
GAAGGTCACCGACAGAGAGGAGTCCTCTTCCAAGCCTGGAGAAGTAGCACAAGTGCAGCAGATGATCCAGGAGCGACAGGATCCTGAGCTGAGGAGGTTACGGCAGTGGTCAGTGGATGTGACTCTGGATCCTGATACAGCACACTGCAAGCTCATTGTGTCGGAGGACAGGAAACAAGTGAGCTATGGAGACGTACGGCAGATTCTCCCTGACCTCCCAGAGAGGTTTGAATGTTATCTATCGGTCCTGGGAAAGGAGGGCTTCTCCTCAGGGAGATTCTACTTTGAGGTTCAGGTGAGAGGGAAGATTGAATGGCAGGTAGGAGTGGCCAGAGAGTCCATCATCAGGAAGGGCCCAACGGCTGTAAGCCCTGAGGGTGGACTCTGGGCTCTGTATATGAATAGGAATAAGTATATAGCCAAGGACACACCCCCTATCCCCCTCTTCCTGAGTCAGAAACCCCAGAAGGTGGGGGTGTTTGTGGATTACAAGGAGGGTCAGATCTCCTTTTATGATGTAGAAAACATGTCTCATATCTACTCTTTCACTGGTTGTACCTTCACTGAGAAACTATATCCATACTTGAACCCCTGTGATAATGAAGAGGGTCCAAACTCAGCCCCATTGGTCATCTCTCCTGTCAATCACACTGACTGAATTGATGTCCAATAAGGCAACAGATGACAATCTGATGGAGCAAATAACAATTAGACGAACACATCCAATTGTAAAGAGTGTTGATAATAATGGGGCACGTTCCAGAGGGTCTGCCATGCAATCACAAACTAatttcacaacacctggacaggTGTTTAACAACATGTCAGAAACCACATCAATATAATATTATAATCTGAAGCATGACTGCAATGTATCTAACGTGGTGTTCAATGATTGGGTCATTTGGGTCATTTGTGCAGCATGACTTCTTTGCGGCCTGTTTAGACAATGATGTTTGATATGGTTTTGGTGTTAAAATCAGAGGATAATGCTTGAAATCTGATCTACAGTAGAATATTGTTAAAGTTAGTCTGACTTCGTTCCCATTTATTTTTCTCATTCAGTGTTGGGATCTTGTTCGGGTTCATTTGGGAGTAGGTTGT
Proteins encoded in this region:
- the LOC124025665 gene encoding E3 ubiquitin-protein ligase TRIM39-like; its protein translation is MSTSSNVLSEEQFLCSVCLDVFTEPVSIPCGHNFCKACISEYWNTTVLCQCPLCKDTFNRRPDLNTNTTLRDVADHFKRMKVTDREESSSKPGEVAQVQQMIQERQDPELRRLRQWSVDVTLDPDTAHCKLIVSEDRKQVSYGDVRQILPDLPERFECYLSVLGKEGFSSGRFYFEVQVRGKIEWQVGVARESIIRKGPTAVSPEGGLWALYMNRNKYIAKDTPPIPLFLSQKPQKVGVFVDYKEGQISFYDVENMSHIYSFTGCTFTEKLYPYLNPCDNEEGPNSAPLVISPVNHTD